In Parasphingorhabdus halotolerans, a single window of DNA contains:
- a CDS encoding two-component system sensor histidine kinase NtrB, whose amino-acid sequence MSELPSAEQIFASLPDALLLIDEDHHIGQVNPVAENFLQTSSKRLVGRKIGDFISFVDERLTNALEDCDANLAARNVPITIRDTHSAMVNFEIHAITSNEDWRLVSIAPLPVDGAAIGEREDQPHQFSIRAPDILGHEIKNPLAAIKGAAQLLNRGLSEDQKPLADMIQAEVKRITTLLDRMQSLSTNQPAQIEPVNIHSLVDEARKSIETAQNGAIKIREWFDPSLPDVLIDRDAMMQILINLLSNAVEATRGMDDPHIEVMTRYSFGAALQTKGSDQAIKLPVELIVKDNGPGVDPEIESEIFSPFVTTKNEGQGLGLALVRKLIGDMNGRIRHERDALTGHTQFMLFLPVAEKGQ is encoded by the coding sequence ATGTCTGAGCTGCCGAGCGCCGAACAGATATTTGCAAGCCTGCCGGATGCATTGCTGCTGATTGATGAAGATCATCACATTGGCCAGGTGAACCCAGTCGCGGAGAATTTCTTGCAAACCAGCTCAAAACGTCTTGTAGGTAGAAAAATTGGTGACTTTATTTCTTTTGTCGATGAGCGTTTGACAAACGCTTTGGAAGATTGTGACGCAAATCTTGCAGCACGAAATGTACCAATAACCATTCGTGACACACATTCAGCAATGGTGAATTTCGAGATCCACGCAATCACATCAAATGAAGATTGGCGACTTGTTTCCATCGCGCCACTGCCTGTTGATGGCGCAGCCATTGGTGAGCGTGAGGATCAACCCCATCAATTTTCGATTCGTGCGCCCGATATACTGGGGCATGAGATAAAAAATCCTCTGGCAGCTATTAAGGGCGCAGCGCAACTGTTGAATCGCGGTCTCTCGGAGGATCAAAAACCGCTGGCAGACATGATCCAGGCCGAGGTCAAGCGGATCACAACCTTGCTTGACAGGATGCAGAGCCTATCTACCAACCAGCCAGCGCAGATCGAACCGGTCAACATCCACAGTCTCGTGGATGAAGCGCGAAAATCCATTGAAACCGCGCAGAACGGGGCGATCAAAATCAGGGAATGGTTTGACCCTTCACTGCCTGACGTCCTCATTGATCGTGACGCCATGATGCAAATATTGATAAATCTTTTGTCGAATGCGGTGGAGGCAACCAGAGGTATGGATGATCCGCATATCGAAGTGATGACGCGATATAGTTTCGGCGCCGCATTGCAAACAAAGGGTAGTGATCAAGCGATTAAGCTACCGGTGGAGCTTATCGTGAAAGACAATGGACCGGGTGTGGATCCCGAAATCGAGTCCGAAATATTCTCACCATTTGTGACTACCAAGAATGAAGGGCAGGGGCTTGGTCTCGCTTTGGTCAGAAAACTAATCGGGGATATGAATGGTCGTATCAGGCATGAGCGCGACGCGTTGACCGGACATACGCAGTTCATGCTCTTCCTCCCGGTAGCGGAAAAAGGACAGTAA
- a CDS encoding sigma-54-dependent transcriptional regulator — MANRILLVEDDVSVSHIIATALKAEGMTVDSCKTILDRDVMMSRGKYDLLITDVGLGEDDGIKTLDTVRAQDPDLPIIIISAQNTLNTAIRASETGAFEYFPKPFDLDELVDGVRQAVRPRKNANTAISIEDESLPLVGRSAAMQDVYRMIARLLRNDLSVLVLGESGTGKELVAEAIHNLGHRKSGPFVAVNMAAIPADLIEAELFGHEKGAFTGAVNSAVGKFEQAQGGTLFLDEIGDMPMHAQTRLLRALQSGEINRVGGSKLVRLDVRIIAATNQDMPALIEAGKFREDLYYRINVVPIDLPPLRERASDIPALTNHFLNQAVEEGLPRKQIDDAGMKALERHPWRGNVRELKNIVYRLVVTARDDYLSQAYISQILNVEKNEEQEQLAQSQFSNLVRSIVVELVNADGEDHSVYVRALEHFERPLLEEVLSIANGNQIKAAKMLGINRNTLRKKLNEYEIDPTRL; from the coding sequence ATGGCCAATAGAATCTTGTTGGTCGAAGACGATGTATCGGTAAGTCACATTATCGCAACGGCCTTGAAGGCGGAGGGTATGACGGTCGATAGCTGCAAAACCATATTGGATCGCGACGTTATGATGTCTCGCGGCAAATATGATCTGCTCATCACCGACGTCGGACTTGGTGAGGACGATGGCATCAAGACTCTGGATACAGTCAGGGCGCAAGACCCTGATCTCCCGATCATCATTATATCGGCCCAAAATACGCTGAATACCGCGATCCGAGCATCCGAAACCGGTGCATTTGAGTATTTTCCAAAACCATTTGATCTTGATGAACTGGTGGACGGTGTACGACAGGCTGTGCGTCCGCGGAAAAATGCAAACACTGCCATATCGATAGAAGATGAAAGCCTGCCTTTGGTTGGAAGAAGTGCGGCCATGCAGGATGTTTACCGGATGATTGCGCGATTGTTGCGTAACGATTTATCCGTGCTTGTTCTGGGTGAGTCCGGGACGGGTAAGGAACTTGTCGCTGAAGCTATTCATAATCTAGGTCACCGGAAATCCGGGCCGTTTGTTGCCGTTAACATGGCAGCCATTCCCGCCGATCTTATCGAAGCCGAGTTATTTGGCCATGAGAAAGGGGCCTTTACGGGAGCTGTAAACAGCGCCGTTGGTAAATTTGAACAAGCGCAGGGCGGAACGCTCTTTCTGGATGAAATTGGCGATATGCCGATGCATGCGCAAACCCGCTTATTGCGCGCATTGCAATCGGGCGAGATCAACCGGGTTGGAGGAAGTAAACTCGTTCGGCTCGATGTGCGGATTATCGCCGCGACAAACCAGGACATGCCGGCTCTCATTGAGGCGGGCAAATTCCGGGAAGACCTCTACTATAGAATAAACGTAGTACCGATTGACTTGCCTCCGTTGCGCGAACGCGCGAGCGATATACCGGCCCTGACCAATCATTTTCTAAACCAGGCGGTAGAGGAAGGGTTGCCGCGTAAACAGATTGATGATGCAGGCATGAAGGCGTTGGAGCGACATCCTTGGCGCGGGAATGTCCGCGAATTGAAAAATATAGTCTATCGTCTCGTGGTAACAGCGCGGGACGACTATCTTTCGCAAGCATATATTTCCCAGATTCTAAATGTTGAGAAAAATGAAGAGCAAGAGCAACTCGCACAGAGCCAGTTTTCAAATCTGGTTCGTTCGATAGTTGTCGAACTCGTCAACGCTGACGGCGAAGATCATTCTGTATATGTCAGGGCTCTGGAGCATTTTGAACGTCCGTTACTCGAGGAAGTTTTATCGATCGCAAATGGAAATCAGATAAAAGCAGCAAAAATGCTGGGCATAAATCGCAACACATTGCGGAAAAAACTCAACGAATATGAGATTGATCCCACAAGGCTCTAA
- a CDS encoding sensor histidine kinase, producing MELRHHPVEKRAPAWMRRLSLLSENDNTIRRLEWAVLLLFAGLLVGSYVFLNGQSDRTDLISPPLTAALLVANLIPAILLLVLFGRRIAKGRAAKSAIGSSGRLHVRLVALFSLLASVPMLLVVIFASLLFQYGVEFWFSDRARGMLENANDLARGYYSQNQRDVGEETITMAGDLRNLLKETNIASPDFAEAYVFQVLTRKLNESAIVEYGKDGVARTAAAVEPDSRDQRTKITDAVINQLKAGESYVVTAKSNKIEAVTALDLNGDIFLYAARDSNMLALSQWERAQEVLQDYDDLFSRSRSLQLQFNIALFVISLLIVGLALWIALVVADRMVRPVGELVHAAKRVTEGDLATRVPTPMERDEIGTLGRAFNRMTERLETQTTALLTANEQLGSRRAFIETVLESVTAGIISLNIDGEIRLINSRAQALLAKEGDNLLDRQISEIAPEFSDLIADDIENTIIEFTSGTEIRTLEVKIVAENSGHVITFEDITQRLLDQRRAAWSDVARRIAHEIKNPLTPIQLAAERLQRRFGKNIGEGEEIFTQLTGTIVRQVGDLRNIVDEFSSFARMPKPVFRMDNLVDIVKQAVFLQDVAHPKIAFTFEAEQQEVPLVCDRRQLGQALTNILKNAVEAIEQRSENDQDFNLADGQILINVDANDGKLSIILDDNGAGLPADRERIIEPYMTTREKGTGLGLAIVKKIVEEHFGDISFSDAPTAGTRVEIIFDPMKLERLGQNSAAPAIHDENVRSFGAIRKQTAKKVRK from the coding sequence ATGGAATTGCGGCATCATCCTGTAGAAAAGCGAGCGCCGGCCTGGATGCGTCGCCTTTCATTGTTATCCGAAAATGATAACACAATAAGACGCCTGGAGTGGGCAGTGCTGCTGTTGTTTGCGGGCTTGCTAGTGGGCAGCTATGTTTTCTTGAATGGTCAATCAGACCGCACAGACCTTATTTCGCCTCCCTTGACGGCCGCGCTTCTCGTCGCGAACCTTATCCCGGCAATTTTACTTCTGGTGTTATTCGGTCGCCGCATTGCCAAGGGTAGGGCGGCGAAATCGGCTATTGGTAGCAGTGGACGGTTACATGTTCGACTGGTTGCACTTTTCTCGCTGCTCGCCAGCGTACCAATGCTGCTTGTTGTTATATTTGCATCGCTCCTGTTCCAATATGGCGTCGAATTCTGGTTCTCTGATCGCGCGCGCGGAATGCTTGAAAATGCCAATGATCTGGCGCGAGGATATTATAGTCAGAATCAACGCGACGTTGGCGAAGAAACGATAACCATGGCCGGTGATCTGCGCAATTTGCTCAAGGAAACAAACATTGCGAGTCCGGATTTCGCCGAAGCTTATGTTTTTCAGGTCTTGACGCGAAAGCTGAATGAATCTGCGATCGTCGAATATGGCAAAGACGGCGTGGCTCGAACAGCGGCGGCCGTAGAACCCGATAGTCGTGATCAAAGGACCAAAATTACCGACGCCGTGATAAATCAGCTGAAAGCTGGTGAAAGCTACGTGGTGACCGCAAAGTCGAATAAAATCGAGGCCGTTACCGCGTTGGATTTGAACGGCGATATTTTCCTCTACGCAGCGCGAGATTCCAATATGCTGGCATTGAGCCAGTGGGAGCGGGCGCAGGAAGTGCTGCAAGATTATGACGATCTATTTTCCCGATCACGCAGTTTGCAATTGCAGTTTAATATTGCGCTGTTCGTTATATCGCTATTGATCGTCGGTTTGGCGCTCTGGATTGCGCTGGTCGTTGCTGATCGCATGGTACGCCCGGTTGGCGAACTGGTTCATGCGGCAAAACGGGTGACAGAAGGTGATCTTGCCACGCGAGTTCCTACGCCAATGGAACGAGACGAAATTGGTACTCTGGGCCGGGCATTCAACAGGATGACGGAGCGCCTGGAAACACAAACGACGGCGTTGTTGACCGCTAACGAGCAGTTGGGAAGCCGCCGTGCCTTTATCGAAACAGTACTGGAATCGGTCACAGCAGGCATTATCAGCCTGAATATTGACGGCGAAATACGGCTTATAAATTCTCGCGCGCAGGCGCTTTTGGCAAAAGAGGGCGACAATCTGCTTGATCGCCAGATATCCGAGATTGCACCGGAATTTTCCGACTTGATCGCAGATGATATTGAAAACACCATCATTGAATTTACCTCGGGGACAGAAATTCGAACGCTTGAGGTAAAAATAGTCGCCGAAAACTCGGGGCACGTTATAACTTTTGAAGATATAACGCAGCGCCTGCTCGATCAGCGCCGTGCGGCGTGGTCTGACGTTGCCCGCCGGATTGCACATGAAATCAAGAACCCGCTCACCCCAATTCAGTTGGCGGCGGAAAGACTGCAACGCCGGTTTGGAAAGAACATAGGCGAGGGCGAGGAGATTTTCACGCAGCTAACCGGAACCATCGTTCGTCAAGTTGGCGATTTGCGAAATATTGTTGATGAATTCTCGTCCTTTGCTCGCATGCCGAAGCCGGTATTCCGGATGGACAATTTGGTTGATATCGTAAAACAGGCAGTGTTTCTGCAGGATGTCGCTCATCCAAAAATTGCATTCACCTTTGAAGCCGAGCAACAAGAAGTTCCGTTGGTATGTGATCGTCGCCAATTGGGTCAGGCTTTGACCAACATTCTAAAAAATGCTGTTGAAGCAATTGAGCAAAGGTCCGAAAATGATCAAGATTTCAATTTGGCTGACGGACAGATATTGATCAATGTAGATGCCAACGACGGCAAGCTATCGATCATTTTGGATGATAATGGAGCTGGCCTGCCGGCTGATCGAGAGCGTATAATTGAGCCCTATATGACTACGCGGGAAAAGGGCACCGGCCTCGGCTTGGCTATCGTCAAAAAAATTGTTGAAGAGCATTTTGGAGATATTTCATTTTCAGATGCTCCTACGGCCGGCACCCGCGTGGAAATAATATTTGATCCAATGAAACTGGAAAGACTTGGGCAGAATAGCGCAGCACCTGCAATTCACGATGAAAACGTTCGCTCATTTGGGGCAATCCGCAAACAAACTGCCAAAAAAGTACGTAAATAG
- a CDS encoding sigma-54-dependent transcriptional regulator — protein MALDILIVDDEPDIRELIAGVLEDEGYETRTAADSDSALAAVNERKPSLVLLDVWLRNSRLDGLELLTEMKQTDPRLPIIVISGHGNIDTAVAAISQGAVDFIEKPFEAEHLLHLVAKATETQRLRRENEVLKARVGYSEELSGNSAAINNVRATLKRVAGTGSRLLISGPAGVGKEVAARLMHNWSARSNAPFVTISAARLSPESVEEELFGTEKAGKVDKVGLLEEAHGGTLFIDEVADMPLDTQGKILRVLTEQSFVRLGGSQRVKVDVRVVSATSRNLEEEIQEKRFREDLFYRLNVVPVELPPLHHRREDIPTLVEHYSARFAADQRLQAPEISTEAMAALQACDWPGNVRQLRNVIERTIILAPKDNFTKIEIDMLPPEILGQDDDLDQGVASLMGSPLREARESFEREYLKVQIRRFSGNISKTANFIGMERSALHRKLKMLGLAAKKKQDSE, from the coding sequence ATGGCATTAGATATTTTGATTGTCGACGATGAACCAGACATTCGTGAGCTGATCGCAGGTGTGCTGGAAGACGAGGGCTATGAAACGCGCACGGCTGCCGATAGCGATTCAGCCCTTGCGGCGGTAAATGAACGCAAACCGTCACTGGTGCTGCTGGATGTATGGCTTCGTAATTCTCGGTTGGACGGATTAGAATTGCTCACTGAAATGAAGCAAACCGATCCTCGCTTGCCGATCATCGTCATTTCCGGGCATGGAAATATCGACACGGCCGTTGCTGCGATTTCCCAAGGTGCTGTGGATTTTATCGAAAAACCGTTTGAAGCGGAGCACCTTCTGCACCTCGTGGCCAAGGCTACGGAAACGCAGCGACTGCGCCGCGAGAATGAGGTCCTGAAAGCCCGCGTAGGATATTCTGAGGAATTATCCGGAAATTCGGCCGCGATAAACAATGTGAGGGCGACGTTGAAACGTGTGGCTGGAACTGGCAGCAGATTATTGATTTCCGGGCCTGCAGGTGTAGGTAAAGAGGTCGCAGCGCGATTGATGCACAATTGGAGCGCGAGATCCAATGCACCTTTTGTGACCATCAGCGCCGCACGACTTTCGCCAGAAAGTGTTGAAGAGGAATTGTTTGGCACCGAGAAAGCCGGAAAAGTCGATAAAGTCGGACTCTTGGAGGAAGCCCATGGCGGCACATTGTTCATTGATGAGGTGGCCGATATGCCGCTGGATACCCAAGGAAAAATCCTGCGGGTACTAACAGAGCAAAGTTTTGTCCGCTTGGGAGGAAGCCAGCGAGTCAAGGTTGATGTGCGGGTGGTCTCGGCAACATCGCGTAATCTCGAGGAAGAAATTCAGGAAAAAAGATTTCGCGAAGATCTGTTTTACCGGCTTAACGTTGTGCCGGTTGAACTGCCACCGTTGCACCATCGGCGCGAGGATATTCCGACATTGGTGGAGCATTATTCCGCCCGTTTTGCCGCCGACCAACGATTGCAAGCACCCGAAATATCAACGGAAGCGATGGCGGCTTTGCAAGCCTGCGATTGGCCAGGGAATGTCCGGCAATTGCGCAATGTGATCGAACGTACGATTATATTAGCACCAAAGGATAATTTTACAAAAATCGAAATTGACATGCTGCCACCGGAAATATTGGGGCAGGACGATGACCTTGATCAAGGCGTAGCATCGTTGATGGGCTCGCCGCTTAGAGAGGCACGCGAGAGTTTCGAGCGGGAATATCTGAAAGTACAGATCAGGCGTTTTTCCGGGAATATCTCCAAGACAGCCAATTTCATCGGTATGGAGCGATCAGCGCTGCACAGAAAATTGAAAATGCTTGGATTGGCTGCGAAGAAAAAGCAGGATTCTGAGTGA
- the hfq gene encoding RNA chaperone Hfq produces the protein MTDKSNNLQDLFLNSLRKSKTPVTMFLVKGVKLQGIVTWFDNFSVLLRRDGQSQLVYKHAISTIMPSESLDMQPFVELMDNAKPRNGVLQEVFLTAVRDSSDSVTMFLVNGVMLQGEVAAYDLFCILLERDGMTQLVYKHAISTVQPGGPLNLADYNTEDSAH, from the coding sequence TTGACCGATAAATCAAATAATTTGCAAGATTTGTTCTTAAACTCTCTTAGGAAATCGAAGACACCGGTTACCATGTTTTTGGTGAAAGGCGTAAAGTTGCAGGGAATTGTCACTTGGTTTGATAATTTTTCAGTATTACTTCGCCGCGACGGCCAGTCCCAGCTTGTCTACAAGCACGCAATCTCGACGATTATGCCGTCCGAGAGCCTGGATATGCAACCGTTCGTCGAATTGATGGATAACGCAAAGCCGAGAAACGGCGTTTTGCAGGAAGTGTTTTTGACGGCAGTGCGCGATAGCAGTGATTCCGTGACTATGTTTTTGGTCAATGGCGTTATGCTGCAGGGCGAAGTCGCTGCTTATGATTTATTCTGTATCTTGCTAGAACGCGACGGAATGACGCAACTTGTTTACAAACATGCTATCTCCACAGTCCAGCCAGGCGGGCCTCTCAATCTTGCCGACTATAATACCGAAGACAGCGCGCATTGA